The Elephas maximus indicus isolate mEleMax1 chromosome 17, mEleMax1 primary haplotype, whole genome shotgun sequence DNA segment CTTTCTTAGCATCTAATCTTTGTGTTTAGAGAGCAAACCTCTGCTACTTCAGCACATTAACCCCCTTCTCTGCTTTAGTTTATTATATAACTGTTATACCCTTGTCTATATAACAAAGTCTTGTTCATGTCTTCATTATTTGCTATTCATGAGGGTAgagatttttgtctgcttttgtgCATTATTGTATCCACAGCATCTTgagcagtgtctggcacatagttgcCCAGTAAttaattattgaatgaatgaatgaattgtaaTGATGTAGTGAAGATCAGAATTTATTCTGAATAATTAGAGACTAGATAGTTtttttagatagtagacaactaAGGACATCATTCTAGAGGAGGTAATCTTGAGATTCCACAGGAAGAAATATACATCAAAGGATGCAACAAGCTGGGAAAAAAAAGAtgctacataaaaattaaaataacaattaaaaatcaTTTTGTCTCTTTCTGGTAGTCCCTACCTCAATCTTCACTCCATTTCAGACTGTCACAAGATAGATCTTATCTTCAATGGTTATAACAATGTCTGGAAATCTTATGAGGATACTATGTTTCTTGTTTACTAGAAATTAAATTTCCTTGAATTTTTAAGAGTTGTTCATTTCAGAACCCTGTAGTGTATTAAAATGCAAACATTTCTGAGGGGAGTTACACATTCACTCACTATTAtatcttaaaattttattctatatttgatcAGGAGTCTTCATTTAAGAACAATTACACAAAGGAAGGGATCTGAAGTAaaagcagaaaggaagaaaaaagctaCCTAAGCTTAGACCAGTAGGTGAGAAGACAGCAAGCTAGGAAGTACGAAGACTGTTCCATTAGTGACTAAGAGGTTAGGAAGAATGAAAGGAATCTGTGTGTTGaaagttactgttgttaggtgccgtcgattcagctccgactcatagtgaccctgtgtaccacagaatgaaatgctgcccagttctgctccattctaacaatctttgttatacttgagcccattgttgcagccactgtgtcaatccgtcttgttgaaggtctccccctttcccctgaccctgtactttaccaagcatgatgtccttctccaggggctgatccctcctgacaatgtatccaaagtatgtaagaagtagtcttgccacccttgcttctaagaagcattctggttttacttcttccaagacagatttgttcgttctttggcagtccatggtatattcaatattcttcaccaacaccacaattcaaaggcatcaattcttcttcgatctcccttattcattttctagctttcacatgtatatgatgcaactgaaaataccatggcttgggtcaagggcaccttagtcttcaagctgacatctttgcttttgaatgactaggaagaaggactcagcattctacttctgaaaataattaaccaatgaaaaccttacgagtagcagcagaacattgtgttggaagaaaGGCACTAAACAAGGAAATAAGGATCTCAAAAATAAACAGTACAGACATTGAAGTTTATATTATTGTGGCTGGACTTGAAAGTAATTAGCCACTCTCACAAATAAccataaacaaaagacaaaataaaagctATTTTTAGTAGTGCTTTTTCTACAAAGTCTTGGAGAATATCCCATTAGTCAGAATCTTTTTCAGGGCTTCCTTGACATCTTTGTTCCTTAAGCTGTAGATCAGGGGATTAAGCATGGGAATCACTGTGGTATAAAACACAGAGGCCACCTTCTCCTGGGTTGTgtcactgacagatggtggtttGAAATACATGAAGATGGTGGAGCCATACAAGAGTCCAACAGCGGCAAGGTGGGAGCTGCaggtactgaaggctttggccCTGCCTTCAGCTGAGTGGATACATAGGATGCTGGAAAGGATGAAGGCATAAGAGAGGAAGATAGCTATAGCACATATGAATACATTGAATGAAACCAAAATCATCACCAAAAGCTCCTTGGTGTAATCTCTTGAGCAAGAGATACTCAGAAGAGGAAGGATGTCACAGAAGTAATGGTGAATGACATTGGTTCCACAGAAGGAACGACTAGATATGTAGCTGGTGTGAACCAAACCCCCAATAGCCCCTACTATATACACAACAGTGATGAGTAGAAAACAGACTCTGTGGGACATGGTGATATTGTAGAGCAAGGGGTTACAGATGGCAACATAACGGTCATATGCCATAGCTGTCAACATGTAAGAGTCATCAATACcaaagaagcagaagaaaaagagCTGGACCATGCACTCAGGAAAGGAGGTGAAATTCTTCTCTGACATGAAGTTCACCAACATCTTGGGGATTATGACAGAAGAGTAGCAGAGATCTATGAAGGACAAATTACTGAGAAAATaatacatgggggtgtgaagcTGAGAACtgatattgattaaaaaaactaAGCCCAAGTTTCCTGCCATGGAGATGATGTAGATGAAGAGGAACAGGAGAAAGAGGGGGATTTGAAGCCCTGGCTCATCTGTTAATCCCTCAAGGATAAACTCATTTACAGAAGAATGATTTCCTATATCCATTCTTCTCCAAGTTGTGGTAAGTTGAGttgtttggggaagagattgTCATCAGACAAATATTGTCAATTTGTGAGGAATGACATAATTTCCAACTGAGACAGAATTTCAGAAGTTTCAAACCAAGAGACTTAAAATCTACTTTTAATTGAAGTCTTTTATCAAGATGGTGATGCTTCATTTGGCTTCAGTTTTTATTACTCTCATGTAATTTTAGAGGTGATAATCATTCTGTTTCCATAAAATCAGATTTAGAATCtgctttaaagaaagaaagaaaaaaacttctgTTATTTAGTCGCTTTTAGAGAAATTGCATGGAGCAGTTTTGCTGGTTTTCTGCCTACAAcaatttgttttctcttctgaTGCCTTGGATATTGACTTTTCCCTGTtccttgaatgtcctctttatgCTTTGACATCTGTAATTTGTTCACTCAGCCCCTGAGTCCAAGTCATAGAGAGTGTTGGGTTCCCTCCAAACTTTCCAGCTCCCTTCTGAGTTACTGGTTTTGAATTTGCCTTAGCCATGCTGGCGACAGTGAGCAGGCAATACCAGAAGGGGAAATTGTTGTCATGTgctaaagaaactgaagaaattatatatatatatatgagccctggtggcacagaggttaagagcttgtttggtaaccaaaaggttggcagttcaaatccaccagctgttccttggaaatcctgtggggcagttctactctgacctgtaaggtcactgtaagttggagtcaaagtgacgacagtgggttttttttggaagccctggtggcatagtggtcaagtgttacagctgctaaccaaaagattggcagttcaaatccaccaggtgctccatgaaaactccatggggcagttctactctgtcctatagggtcactatgagttggaatcaactcgactacaatgggtttggttttatatatgtattttggtatgtatgtatgtatacatacttgggtggtgcaaaagattggtggttcaaaatcaccagaggtgcctcagaagacatgcctggcaatctacttctgaaaggtcataatagactcagtggcaaccaacaacaacaataactatatatatatatatatatatataccgtcAGGTAAAGAGCTCAGGCTTTGAAGTcaaatgaaatatatatacattcatttaatgttcataacaaccctatgaaatatttcttttttatatgttacatattgactgagagagaaagaaagagggagagaggggttttaattaaaaaaaaattacttgctcTAAATTGTAAAGCTTACCTTGAAGACAGTATTATTACTtgttttatcaaaaaaaaaaccagttgccatcaagtaaatctGATTCATGgttactccatgtgtgtcagagtagaactgtgctccataaggttttcagtagctgattttttggaagtagatcaccaggcctttcttccaaggtgcctctgggtggaagtGAACTGCCAAACAACCTTTTAGTTGATGACTTTATGTAAATTTCCCAAAGTCACGTATCGTTTTGGCAAACTTCGTTAATTGTCTAGTTCATTAAAAAACCAATGCACCCTgtaaatcaatttttttcttctgaatctgAACTCTCATGGCATTTTCTATACAGCTTTTGTTATTACATTGCTTTTATTAATATTACTGTTAAATCATTTTCCTTCatgttttcttcctgttttcaGTACAAGAGTATTATAGTAGTATATCCTAGATTTTGATAAGCACTGAAAACACTTTATATTCAAGTTTAAGAAAAATCTTTTTGTTCCTTCAAGACCcttaagacagaaaaaaatgaaaggaaagatgAACATGAGCACACTTGCGTACATGCAAGTTATCCTGTGAAAAAATGACTCTCAGGAATTAGCAATACCAACCACCGCCATAACCACCACCACACCCAGAACAGAAAATATTGAGCATGCCAACTCATTCTTTTAGCACTTCGACTTTGATATGTGgtatgaaataaaaacatttcctcTTTGAATAGAGTAAGGAGAATAGTAAGAAAATAGGACTGCAGTTAGTTTAAAACACTGGGATGAAATAAGACTCAAAATACAAAGACTAGGTAGGAGCCGGTAAAAACGGTAGCAATTGGATAGAGGGCTTGTGAAAAATAATATATTGCTTCTAGGTTCCTTGGGTATGATGTGAGCAGCCTTATTCCCTACCATTTTCGAAACTTTGCTCTGCCTAGTCAAAGCAGACCTACCAGTGTTTTCCAGACTCCCCCACTTTTCTCTCTATTAATTTTGCTCATATTCCTATGCCTGTTTCAACCACCAGGCAAAACCCCACCTTTTTTCAAAGCCATTTTAAAGGTCTTATCCTCCATGAAACTCCTTCTGATTCTGTCGGAAATGTTTtggctttgacttcttccttcttgCCAAAGGCACTTTGTAACTCTCTTAGAGCGTATGTCATATAattttttatcagtgtgttttaCATATTGTagagtggtaaagagctcaggctTTGAAGTCAAATAAAACTAGATTTATTTTCAAGCATGAAACACCTTACCTTGCTTCTATCCTTGTTATCATTCAGATGTAAGAAATATTATGTGACACCAAATACATTACTTCTAGCTATGTGTCCCAGAATATGTTACTTCTCCTATATAAACACCATTTTTCATCCATAAAGTAAACACTAATTCCTGCCATATATAGGTTATATAATGGCTCATTCATTTATTCGCTCAACAGCTCTCTGTTGAGGGTATTCTATATGCCGAAGAGACAATATTGAATGAACAAATTCCTGCTTTCTAAACACAAGCAAACAGATGTAAAATTTAGAGCCAAGTAGtgagaaatacaaagaaaaggaAGTGGTGCAAGAACAGATTGATAATTAGGGAGGGTAGCAAGGGACGAATCTCTAAATAGGTGACATTTAATCTGAGTCTTGACCTGACCTGAATGAATGAGAGACAGCCACACCTGTAACTGGTAGAAGgttgttccaggcagaaggaacatcGAGTGCAAAGGCTGTGAGACAGAACATGCTTGGCATGCTGACAGATAGCCAGGAGGCCAACGCGGCAGCAGTGGATAGAGCAAGGGGTGGAGTTTGTGGATAGAGCTAGTAGCCAGAACCATCTTGGGAAAAATTTGAATCTTATTTTAGATATAAGGCGTCTTGAAAAAGGAgtgctggtggcttagtggttaaaatgcttggctgctaacagaaaagccagcaatttgaatccaccagcctctctgtttgagaaagatgtgtcagtctgcttttttaaagattaaaaaaaaaaaatacagccgtggaaatcctgtgggacacttctactctgtcacatggatgtGCTGTGAGTAGAAAATCTACCTAACAATTACAGGTATTTTTCTGCTTTGTACTTATTAATTAAGTTTAAGATGCCTGTGAGATAACCAAATAGATATGTATGTAAGAGGAAATCGGATACCTGAGCCTGGAGTTCATGTAAGGGGTCTGGATGGAACATCATTTTTTGAGTCATCAGCACATATGTGGTATTTAAAACCATGGTGCTGGATGCTTTCAACCAGGTATGATGCATGCAAAGACCTTACAACAGAGCTTGGTGTATGGTACACTCTGGATaaattttttgcagtatcattttGCTTGTTATTACCAAAAATTGAGCTAGACAGGATATTTTCAATCCTCATCTTGATTTTCTTCCTATTCCTTATCATTTATTTACCTCCTTGAAATTTTTATGCAAAAATACACaccttctacctttgtttgccaaccttgccATCCTCCCATGAGGTTTCGGAAGCATgatgcactgattttttttttacagcaacatgcaaaaaacaaacaaaaactgacatggcaatgcttataaaaataccttgtgggaaGAGGGcaaagttggcaaacaaacatgacAGTTACCCGTTATTTTCTTAACAATACAGTACTCCTTACTGCTATATATCCAGAGTAGTAGTCCAACAGGGCATCTCTCATAATGTCTTGGGAACTTCTACTATAGAATCTGATACCTAGTGGAGACTCTGTACTATTTCTTCTCTCATCCAGCAAATTCTACCTACACATTGACTTCTGCACACTATCTGCTCCTTATTGGTTCCTAATAACCAAATAAAGCAACAAACCCAGACAGACACAAAATGATATTTCCTTTCAATTCTTTGACTTTGCTTTGTTTGCTTTCAATTCTTCACATTCTGTCTTttcttaaatacaaaaaaaaaaaatcacccgctgccgtccagttgacggtgactcataacaaccctacaggacagaatagaactgctccatagagtttccaaggagtgcttggtggatttgaactggtgaccttttggttagcagccatagctcttaaccactactccaacagggtttcctttcttataTACAGTACCACAAACAGGAACACGATTCAATTAAGTGTCATGTTCTAATTTTCATGTacttataaatatacataaacaaGCATATTTGTCTGTGGACTGTTTCAGTAACAAAAAAATGGTTTGCTCTTTCTCTCCTTGACAAGGCATTAGATCTTTAGCCTCTCCATCAGCCCTGAGTGATGCATCTCTGAGGAGCATGGATGTTTAAAGAAGTAAGTTTGGGAAGTCAGGATGTTCAAGCTGCAAAAAAGAAACATTTGATATTTTTTAGTAGAATAAGTTGATTTACTGAATGTCCTGGAATAGATTTCTCATCCCAGAATCACGAGCACAGGCAAATATTGATTAGTTGAAATAAATGTTAGAGACAACGTTAGAAGCTTGGTCCTTTTACTTTCTAGTCTAGCTTCTGAATTCACCGTTGAGAAAGCGTGAAGTGGGGAAGGCTATCATTCCTAACTCTAAAGATAGCAATTTATGAGTCATATAGAAGTCAGTCACTTGAGTTTTCATTCATAGATTGGACGTTTGCTAACTTAAAGATGTTAGATAAGTAGACTAATGTCAGTATCCTTTTCGTAAAAGAGAAATTTCTGGCCCGCCTCTACATTGTATATTGTAATATTATTTAATGCATGTGAGAATGCTCTGTGAActtcaaattaaaatacaaatgagAGGCATTATTTATACAAATGGGCTTGTCATGAGGAGGAAAGCCAGGAGGTTGAGGACAGAAGAACAAATATACAACCAGTGGAAGGAGAAATGCACTCTTGTGTCTGCCTGCTCGACCTTGTCTATTGGACAAAACAATAGCTCCATCAGTAAGAGAGTAAGTGTAATACAAATTTTTAATCACTTCTCAAAATTCAATTTCAACCGGGATCTTACCAAAGTCAGGTCAAATTTTTGTAACTTACCTGAATAATTTCATCAGGGAAAGTGTTGATGGTTCTTTATGACTTTTTCTTTGGCTTCCCATAATAcatgatatacacacacacaagattcAAGATAATTTTATCATCAAATATTAACAGCCCAGCATCTTGCTGATCCTAGTAAAAAGGTGGAGTTTATTCTGCATAAGAATTTGAGAAGTATTGATGAAGGGTAACAGTTTAAGACCAATCAGGCGGAGAACAAACAGTAATCCTATTTGTTCACTATTTTTAAAGggaaattttgttttcatttgtggaGTCTATAAGAGATGATCATGACCAAAAGTGCCCCTTAGGATTCCTTCACCCCAGTAGTTGGACCATAAAGGGAAGAAACAATTACTAAGTACATGTTTGTTGGCAATATATTGACACTCTTATTGATCCCTTGGGtatttaaaacaaacattaaactttttttttcctgagtgtcAGGGAGATTAGTAATTattccataattaaaaaaaaaaaaaaaaaaaaaaactttgccgtcaagtcaattccgactcatagcgggcctataggacagagtagaactgccccataggatttccaagtagaggctggtggatttgaactgccaactttttggttagcagctaagctcttaatcactgcactgccaggggtCCAATTATTCCACAATATATATCAAATTTTTGAGACCCTGTAAAAATTACATTGTTTGTTAAAACCCTGAAACAATATTAGACTTTTCCTTAgcgtttttaaattttctatacaTCTACCTTGAACCTGCTCTATCATCTCCAAACACAGGAAAatgtaaaagattttttttttttttttaaacccatctGGACTGTTTGGAggattatacatgaagaaaaagagTAAGTgacttgtttcttttctgtaatTTCGAAAGGTGTAACCTGATCTCCAAAAGATTTTCTAGTAAGGTTATATGTCTGTGAAAAGCATATGCTCATACGATTTTCCGGCTCAATATCAATTCCAAATATCTGTCTTTTTGCCAAGTTAAACCATTATGATTGCCCGTTCAATATCTTATCACATTTTTAACATCTTTATTGAAGTGTAATAACATCCAATAAAGAACATATGTTTAAAACATAGTTACATAAGTTTGATAAATGTATTCATTTGTGAAACCAACaccaaaatacaaaaagaaaaaagactataTCTACTCCCAAATTTATCTCATGCTCCTTTGTAATCCCTCCCTCACAGCACTTTTTTCCATCCATCACCAGGCAGCCAtagatctgctttctgtcattaCACTCGTTTGCGTTTTCAAGAATTgtatattgaaaataccacacaatatatattcttttttgtcCGGCTTCTATTACTCAGCATAATT contains these protein-coding regions:
- the LOC126061023 gene encoding olfactory receptor 8D2-like, whose protein sequence is MDIGNHSSVNEFILEGLTDEPGLQIPLFLLFLFIYIISMAGNLGLVFLINISSQLHTPMYYFLSNLSFIDLCYSSVIIPKMLVNFMSEKNFTSFPECMVQLFFFCFFGIDDSYMLTAMAYDRYVAICNPLLYNITMSHRVCFLLITVVYIVGAIGGLVHTSYISSRSFCGTNVIHHYFCDILPLLSISCSRDYTKELLVMILVSFNVFICAIAIFLSYAFILSSILCIHSAEGRAKAFSTCSSHLAAVGLLYGSTIFMYFKPPSVSDTTQEKVASVFYTTVIPMLNPLIYSLRNKDVKEALKKILTNGIFSKTL